One part of the Gadus macrocephalus chromosome 8, ASM3116895v1 genome encodes these proteins:
- the col6a2 gene encoding collagen alpha-2(VI) chain isoform X1, translating to MATIMGFQWVALCCFLIGAVTNAQECSTKHECPIDVYFTIDTSETIALQESPPGALVESIKEFTQRLANRLEDVEYKGLVKMRWNVGGLHFSQTQVTSSIGPKDAFMKWVKNIVYLGKGTYIDCALRKMTEELGARVSTPSDQRTLRFAVVITDGHVTGSPCGGIKVTAERARDEGIRMFVVAASKNVDETGLKEIANSPASVYRRDFMAVDLSQGRPVIHDDTIKRIVDTMVHLAYVDCYKVSCLETPGPSGPKGHRGQKGAKGDNGDPGLKGSFGRPGDPGIEGPIGQPGIKGEIGLLGDKGEIGTEGKKGVAGLPGRNGTDGQKGKIGRIGAPGCKGDPGDVGPDGHPGDVGTAGLGGTDGEKGDGGRPGRFGPPGPAGDGGPKGDRGSPGSPGIPGQKGTSGTIGSPGAKGELGRRGDFGPKGGMGTDGGSGDKGEMGPEGLRGLPGEVGSKGSKGDNGLPGPRGPAGASGEPGRNGTRGDPGDAGPRGEPGLQGPKGDGGRPGFSYPGPRGPSGDRGVKGNHGPRGSRGDCGHKGEAGGKGTPGELGEPGPGGEPGRRGTRGELGRDGDPGPEGDPGLTECDVMNYIRETCGCCDCEKRCGALDIVFVIDSSESVGLTNFTLEKNFVINTINRLGSMSKDPNSATGTRVGVVQYSHSGTFQAIRLNDPKIDSLSAFKDAMKSLEWIAGGTWTPSALKYAYDHLIRDSRRAEANVTVVVITDGRFDPRDDDSLLTYLCSDPTVDVSAIGIGDMFDKVEESESLKSIACNKDGRVLGMRRFADLVAEEFIDKIETVLCPDPVIVCPDLPCKSEPAVASCVQRPVDLVFLLDGSERMGLENHRHAKEFVENVARRLTLANGQSDERNARVALLQYGSQAEQKVEFGLTHNLTVISDSLAAMTYMDSSSSLGSAIIHAVNNLVMSQGSRLARRNAELSFVFITDGVTSSENLEEGVSAMRRAEGVPTVIAMGSDADTEVLRKVALGDAAAIFRGEDYTLLNKPSFFERFVRWIC from the exons ATGGCGACGATCATGGGTTTCCAGTGGGTGGCGCTTTGCTGCTTCCTGATCGGCGCTGTGACTAATGCCCAAGAGTGCAGCA CGAAACATGAATGTCCCATAGACGTGTACTTCACCATCGACACCTCGGAGACCATCGCCCTCCAGGAGTCCCCCCCTGGAGCCCTTGTGGAAAGCATCAAG gaaTTCACACAGAGGTTAGCAAATCGTTTGGAGGATGTTGAGTACAAGGGGTTGGTCAAGATGCGGTGGAACGTAGGTGGGCTTCACTTCTCCCAGACACAGGTGACCAGCTCCATTGGACCAAAGGATGCCTTCATGAag TGGGTGAAGAATATCGTCTACCTGGGCAAGGGCACCTACATCGACTGCGCCCTCCGCAAAATGACGGAGGAGCTGGGCGCGCGGGTGAGCACGCCCTCCGACCAGCGCACCCTGCGCTTCGCCGTGGTCATCACCGACGGCCACGTGACCGGCAGCCCCTGCGGCGGCATCAAGGTGACGGCCGAGCGGGCGCGCGACGAAGGCATCCGCATGTTCGTGGTGGCGGCGTCCAAGAACGTAGACGAGACGGGCCTGAAGGAGATCGCCAACTCGCCGGCCTCCGTGTACCGCCGCGACTTCATGGCGGTGGACCTGAGCCAGGGCCGACCAGTCATCCACGACGACACCATCAAACGCATCGTCGACACCATG gtTCACCTGGCGTACGTCGAT TGTTACAAGGTGTCCTGTCTGGAGACCCCGGGCCCGTCTGGTCCGAAGGGACACAGGGGTCAGAAA GGAGCCAAGGGGGACAACGGAGACCCAGGTCTTAAAGGGAGCTTTGGTCGTCCCGGAGACCCCGGTATCGAAGGTCCCATTGGTCAGCCTGGTATCAAA GGAGAAATCGGCCTCTTAGGAGACAAG GGAGAGATTGGAACCGAAGGAAAGAAG GGTGTCGCCGGTCTCCCAGGACGCAacgggacagacggacagaag GGTAAGATCGGACGCATCGGGGCCCCGGGCTGCAAAGGAGATCCAGGCGACGTG GGTCCCGATGGTCACCCCGGAGACGTGGGTACGGCTGGTCTCGGCGGAACCGATGGAGAGAAG GGAGATGGTGGTCGCCCTGGGAGATTCGGCCCACCTGGGCCTGCTGGAGACGGGGGACCAAAG GGAGATAGAGGAAGTCCTGGCTCGCCTGGTATCCCCGGACAGAAAGGGACCTCA GGAACAATAGGATCTCCAGGGGCCAAGGGAGAATTG GGCAGGAGGGGAGACTTTGGGCCCAAGGGTGGCATGGGAACGGACGGAGGGAGCGGAGACAAG GGTGAGATGGGGCCCGAGGGCTTGAGGGGACTTCCTGGTGAGGTGGGGTCCAAGGGCTCAAAG GGTGACAACGGCCTCCCAGGACCCAGAGGACCGGCAGGAGCATCAGGGGAGCCCGGGAGAAAC GGTACGCGTGGAGACCCCGGTGATGCCGGCCCCAGAGGCGAGCCTGGACTACAGGGGCCCAAG GGTGATGGAGGAAGACCAGGCTTCAGCTACCCGGGACCAAGGGGACCATCG GGAGACAGAGGAGTGAAGGGCAACCACGGACCCAGAGGCAGCAGAGGGGACTGCGGCCACAAGGGAGAGGCCGGGGGGAAGGGTACCCCAGGAGAGCTG GGAGAGCCCGGACCCGGAGGGGAGCCCGGCCGCAGGGGCACAAGAGGAGAGCTCGGACGGGAC GGGGACCCCGGCCCCGAGGGAGATCCTGGTCTGACG GAGTGTGATGTCATGAACTACATCAGAGAGACGTGCGGCTGCTGTG actGTGAGAAGCGTTGTGGCGCCCTGGatattgtgtttgtgattgacAGTTCCGAGTCGGTGGGTCTGACAAACTTCACGCTGGAGAAGAACTTTGtgatcaacaccatcaacagaCTGGGCTCCATGTCCAAAGACCCCAACTCAGCCACCG GCACCAGGGTGGGTGTGGTCCAGTACAGTCACAGCGGAACCTTCCAGGCCATCCGTCTCAACGACCCAAAGATCGACTCCCTGTCCGCTTTCAag gATGCGATGAAGAGTCTGGAGTGGATCGCGGGGGGCACCTGGACGCCCTCAGCGCTGAAGTACGCCTACGACCACCTGATCCGGGACAGCCGGCGTGCCGAAGCCAACGTCACCGTGGTGGTGATCACCGACGGGCGCTTCGACCCGCGAGACGACGACTCCCTGCTCACCTACCTCTGCAG CGACCCCACGGTGGACGTGAGCGCCATCGGCATCGGGGACATGTTCGACAaggtggaggagagcgagagcctGAAGAGCATCGCGTGCAACAAGGACGGCCGCGTGCTGGGCATGAGGCGCTTCGCTGACCTGGTGGCCGAGGAGTTCATCGACAAGATCGAGACCGTGCTGtgcccag ATCCCGTCATCGTCTGCCCAGATCTTCCATGCAAATCAG agccgGCGGTGGCGAGCTGCGTGCAGCGGCCGGTGGACCTGGTCTTCCTGCTGGACGGCTCGGAGCGCATGGGCCTGGAGAACCACCGCCACGCCAAGGAGTTCGTGGAGAACGTGGCGCGCCGCCTCACGCTGGCCAACGGCCAATCGGACGAGAGGAACGCCCGCGTGGCGCTGCTGCAGTACGGCAGCCAGGCGGAGCAGAAGGTGGAGTTTGGGCTCACGCACAACCTCACCGTCATCTCCGACTCGCTGGCCGCCATGACCTACATGGACTCCTCGTCCTCGCTGGGCAGCGCCATCATCCACGCCGTTAACAACCTGGTGATGTCAcag GGCAGCCGCCTGGCGCGCCGCAACGCCGAGCTGTCCTTCGTCTTCATCACGGACGGCGTCACGTCCAGCGAGAACCTGGAGGAGGGCGTGTCGGCCATGCGCCGCGCCGAGGGCGTGCCCACCGTGATCGCCATGGGCTCCGACGCCGACACCGAGGTGCTGAGGAAGGTGGCGCTGGGCGACGCCGCCGCCATCTTCCGCGGCGAGGACTACACCTTGCTGAACAAGCCGTCCTTCTTCGAGCGCTTCGTCCGCTGGATCTgctag
- the col6a2 gene encoding collagen alpha-2(VI) chain isoform X2, whose protein sequence is MATIMGFQWVALCCFLIGAVTNAQECSTKHECPIDVYFTIDTSETIALQESPPGALVESIKEFTQRLANRLEDVEYKGLVKMRWNVGGLHFSQTQVTSSIGPKDAFMKWVKNIVYLGKGTYIDCALRKMTEELGARVSTPSDQRTLRFAVVITDGHVTGSPCGGIKVTAERARDEGIRMFVVAASKNVDETGLKEIANSPASVYRRDFMAVDLSQGRPVIHDDTIKRIVDTMVHLAYVDCYKVSCLETPGPSGPKGHRGQKGAKGDNGDPGLKGSFGRPGDPGIEGPIGQPGIKGEIGLLGDKGEIGTEGKKGVAGLPGRNGTDGQKGKIGRIGAPGCKGDPGDVGPDGHPGDVGTAGLGGTDGEKGDGGRPGRFGPPGPAGDGGPKGDRGSPGSPGIPGQKGTSGTIGSPGAKGELGRRGDFGPKGGMGTDGGSGDKGEMGPEGLRGLPGEVGSKGSKGDNGLPGPRGPAGASGEPGRNGTRGDPGDAGPRGEPGLQGPKGDGGRPGFSYPGPRGPSGDRGVKGNHGPRGSRGDCGHKGEAGGKGTPGELGEPGPGGEPGRRGTRGELGRDGDPGPEGDPGLTECDVMNYIRETCGCCDCEKRCGALDIVFVIDSSESVGLTNFTLEKNFVINTINRLGSMSKDPNSATGTRVGVVQYSHSGTFQAIRLNDPKIDSLSAFKDAMKSLEWIAGGTWTPSALKYAYDHLIRDSRRAEANVTVVVITDGRFDPRDDDSLLTYLCSDPTVDVSAIGIGDMFDKVEESESLKSIACNKDGRVLGMRRFADLVAEEFIDKIETVLCPDPVIVCPDLPCKSGGGTAEGQAPPPWKPLSEEGNPASVPTSLEGVANLLSGLSEHQYGVGVATMAYTAQRAKMSTGTDRQQWTELFIDSFKYVYGDILGDPTRALGLC, encoded by the exons ATGGCGACGATCATGGGTTTCCAGTGGGTGGCGCTTTGCTGCTTCCTGATCGGCGCTGTGACTAATGCCCAAGAGTGCAGCA CGAAACATGAATGTCCCATAGACGTGTACTTCACCATCGACACCTCGGAGACCATCGCCCTCCAGGAGTCCCCCCCTGGAGCCCTTGTGGAAAGCATCAAG gaaTTCACACAGAGGTTAGCAAATCGTTTGGAGGATGTTGAGTACAAGGGGTTGGTCAAGATGCGGTGGAACGTAGGTGGGCTTCACTTCTCCCAGACACAGGTGACCAGCTCCATTGGACCAAAGGATGCCTTCATGAag TGGGTGAAGAATATCGTCTACCTGGGCAAGGGCACCTACATCGACTGCGCCCTCCGCAAAATGACGGAGGAGCTGGGCGCGCGGGTGAGCACGCCCTCCGACCAGCGCACCCTGCGCTTCGCCGTGGTCATCACCGACGGCCACGTGACCGGCAGCCCCTGCGGCGGCATCAAGGTGACGGCCGAGCGGGCGCGCGACGAAGGCATCCGCATGTTCGTGGTGGCGGCGTCCAAGAACGTAGACGAGACGGGCCTGAAGGAGATCGCCAACTCGCCGGCCTCCGTGTACCGCCGCGACTTCATGGCGGTGGACCTGAGCCAGGGCCGACCAGTCATCCACGACGACACCATCAAACGCATCGTCGACACCATG gtTCACCTGGCGTACGTCGAT TGTTACAAGGTGTCCTGTCTGGAGACCCCGGGCCCGTCTGGTCCGAAGGGACACAGGGGTCAGAAA GGAGCCAAGGGGGACAACGGAGACCCAGGTCTTAAAGGGAGCTTTGGTCGTCCCGGAGACCCCGGTATCGAAGGTCCCATTGGTCAGCCTGGTATCAAA GGAGAAATCGGCCTCTTAGGAGACAAG GGAGAGATTGGAACCGAAGGAAAGAAG GGTGTCGCCGGTCTCCCAGGACGCAacgggacagacggacagaag GGTAAGATCGGACGCATCGGGGCCCCGGGCTGCAAAGGAGATCCAGGCGACGTG GGTCCCGATGGTCACCCCGGAGACGTGGGTACGGCTGGTCTCGGCGGAACCGATGGAGAGAAG GGAGATGGTGGTCGCCCTGGGAGATTCGGCCCACCTGGGCCTGCTGGAGACGGGGGACCAAAG GGAGATAGAGGAAGTCCTGGCTCGCCTGGTATCCCCGGACAGAAAGGGACCTCA GGAACAATAGGATCTCCAGGGGCCAAGGGAGAATTG GGCAGGAGGGGAGACTTTGGGCCCAAGGGTGGCATGGGAACGGACGGAGGGAGCGGAGACAAG GGTGAGATGGGGCCCGAGGGCTTGAGGGGACTTCCTGGTGAGGTGGGGTCCAAGGGCTCAAAG GGTGACAACGGCCTCCCAGGACCCAGAGGACCGGCAGGAGCATCAGGGGAGCCCGGGAGAAAC GGTACGCGTGGAGACCCCGGTGATGCCGGCCCCAGAGGCGAGCCTGGACTACAGGGGCCCAAG GGTGATGGAGGAAGACCAGGCTTCAGCTACCCGGGACCAAGGGGACCATCG GGAGACAGAGGAGTGAAGGGCAACCACGGACCCAGAGGCAGCAGAGGGGACTGCGGCCACAAGGGAGAGGCCGGGGGGAAGGGTACCCCAGGAGAGCTG GGAGAGCCCGGACCCGGAGGGGAGCCCGGCCGCAGGGGCACAAGAGGAGAGCTCGGACGGGAC GGGGACCCCGGCCCCGAGGGAGATCCTGGTCTGACG GAGTGTGATGTCATGAACTACATCAGAGAGACGTGCGGCTGCTGTG actGTGAGAAGCGTTGTGGCGCCCTGGatattgtgtttgtgattgacAGTTCCGAGTCGGTGGGTCTGACAAACTTCACGCTGGAGAAGAACTTTGtgatcaacaccatcaacagaCTGGGCTCCATGTCCAAAGACCCCAACTCAGCCACCG GCACCAGGGTGGGTGTGGTCCAGTACAGTCACAGCGGAACCTTCCAGGCCATCCGTCTCAACGACCCAAAGATCGACTCCCTGTCCGCTTTCAag gATGCGATGAAGAGTCTGGAGTGGATCGCGGGGGGCACCTGGACGCCCTCAGCGCTGAAGTACGCCTACGACCACCTGATCCGGGACAGCCGGCGTGCCGAAGCCAACGTCACCGTGGTGGTGATCACCGACGGGCGCTTCGACCCGCGAGACGACGACTCCCTGCTCACCTACCTCTGCAG CGACCCCACGGTGGACGTGAGCGCCATCGGCATCGGGGACATGTTCGACAaggtggaggagagcgagagcctGAAGAGCATCGCGTGCAACAAGGACGGCCGCGTGCTGGGCATGAGGCGCTTCGCTGACCTGGTGGCCGAGGAGTTCATCGACAAGATCGAGACCGTGCTGtgcccag ATCCCGTCATCGTCTGCCCAGATCTTCCATGCAAATCAG GAGGGGGCACGGCCGAGGGgcaagcccctcccccttggAAGCCTCTGTCTGAAGAAGGAAACCCCGCCTCCGTCCCCACCTCTCTGGAGGGCGTGGCCAACCTGCTCAGCGGCCTGAGCGAGCATCAGTACGGGGTTGGCGTGGCAACCATGGCCTACACCGCCCAGAGGGCCAAGATGAGCACGGGGACGGACCGGCAGCAGTGGACCGAGCTGTTCATCGACTCCTTCAAATACGTCTACGGCGACATCCTGGGAGACCCGACGCGCGCCTTGGGACTCTGCTAG